A window of Raineyella sp. W15-4 contains these coding sequences:
- the pepN gene encoding aminopeptidase N, protein MSSANLTKVEAERRSASLEVHAYDVDLDLSGAPDPAVSGFPSTTTITFLTTAEDVRLDFIGESVASVEVNGDPLDPARIWDGAALRLTGLVPHRSNRVTVRAVAAYSRTGQGLHRFVDPVDGETYLYSHLEPADARRIFATFEQPDLKAARILHVTAPAAWSVVANQAIASQLPVDGGPGVAEAVGAADAGIPADGEFVRTTFQPTPPLSTYLTAVCAGPWHHVHDLWTRRAGATTLEVPLGLWCRASLAGHLDADRLFETTKRGLDRYHDLFGFPYPWGKYDQLFAPEYNIGAMENPGCITFHEKYLFTSRPTRQELEQRSTTMLHEMAHLWFGDLVTPAWWDDLWLKESFAEYMGVRTSVDVDDHPEAWVTFAGARKAWAYAADQLPTTHPVAADIPDLEAAKQNFDGITYAKGAAVLKQLVAYVGDKAFFAGARRYFARHAFGAARLLDLLDALEEVSGRNLRAWAEQWLQTSGVDELTTEGPGPDGVIHLRRTSPDAARRPHRLSVGLYLPDPDGRLRRTHHAETDLVGNGVDLDLTDIDPAGEGPRLVLPNDDDLTYALTRLDPVSRDTALAYAGGMVDPLAQSQVWAALWNDVRDARMPATAFIRAVVEHGGRLDRRDDESATTLLPHLVGDTVTAVDRFLPRALRAAAWADAFDGAWDRLVAAAPGSDQQLAWARAATLLGGQVGEEDAPGAAARLGMLLAGPVPPGLEVGTELRWQALIALSALGRVTDDELDAALAADPTARARAHHLTARIGRPDPQAKKWAWEQVQHYPSVWSNEEISAALAGWGTPAHRDLVAEYAEPYWDRLTRWWERFPIEIATRLVAGLFPAVVDVDLTRPAAEHPVVADAHRWLDWHAGAPAALRRLVLEHADRAERAARAQLAVLAMVAAENG, encoded by the coding sequence GTGAGCAGCGCGAACCTGACCAAGGTCGAGGCCGAGCGGCGTTCCGCGAGCCTCGAGGTGCATGCGTACGACGTGGACCTGGATCTGTCCGGTGCCCCCGACCCCGCGGTCAGCGGCTTCCCGTCGACCACCACGATCACCTTCCTGACCACCGCGGAGGACGTCCGGCTGGACTTCATCGGGGAGTCGGTGGCGTCGGTGGAGGTGAACGGCGACCCGCTGGACCCCGCCCGGATCTGGGACGGCGCGGCCCTGCGGCTGACCGGACTGGTGCCGCACCGGTCCAACCGGGTGACCGTACGGGCCGTCGCCGCCTACTCACGCACCGGCCAGGGACTGCACCGGTTCGTCGACCCGGTCGACGGGGAGACCTACCTCTACTCCCACCTCGAACCGGCCGACGCCCGGCGGATCTTCGCCACCTTCGAACAGCCCGACCTCAAGGCCGCCCGGATCCTGCACGTCACCGCCCCGGCGGCCTGGTCGGTGGTCGCGAACCAGGCGATCGCCTCCCAGCTCCCGGTCGACGGTGGTCCGGGCGTCGCGGAAGCCGTCGGCGCGGCCGACGCCGGCATCCCTGCTGACGGCGAGTTCGTCCGCACCACCTTCCAGCCGACCCCGCCGCTGTCGACCTACCTCACCGCGGTGTGCGCGGGGCCGTGGCACCACGTCCACGACCTGTGGACCCGCCGCGCCGGCGCGACCACCCTGGAGGTCCCGCTCGGGCTGTGGTGCCGGGCCTCGCTGGCCGGACACCTCGACGCCGACCGGCTGTTCGAGACCACCAAGCGCGGCCTGGACCGCTACCACGACCTGTTCGGCTTCCCCTACCCGTGGGGCAAGTACGACCAGCTCTTCGCCCCGGAGTACAACATCGGCGCGATGGAGAACCCGGGCTGCATCACCTTCCACGAGAAGTACCTGTTCACCTCCCGGCCGACCCGCCAGGAGCTCGAGCAGCGGTCCACCACGATGCTGCACGAGATGGCGCACCTGTGGTTCGGTGACCTGGTCACCCCGGCCTGGTGGGACGACCTGTGGCTCAAGGAGTCCTTCGCCGAGTACATGGGCGTACGCACCAGCGTCGACGTCGACGACCACCCGGAGGCGTGGGTGACCTTCGCCGGCGCCCGCAAGGCCTGGGCGTACGCCGCCGACCAGCTGCCCACCACCCATCCGGTCGCCGCGGACATCCCCGACCTGGAGGCGGCCAAGCAGAACTTCGACGGGATCACCTACGCCAAGGGCGCCGCGGTGCTCAAGCAACTGGTGGCGTACGTGGGCGACAAGGCCTTCTTCGCCGGCGCCCGGCGGTACTTCGCCCGGCACGCCTTCGGGGCGGCCCGGCTGCTCGACCTGCTCGACGCGCTGGAGGAGGTCTCCGGCCGCAACCTGCGCGCCTGGGCCGAACAGTGGCTGCAGACCTCCGGGGTCGACGAGCTGACCACCGAGGGGCCGGGCCCGGACGGGGTGATCCACCTGCGCCGTACCTCCCCCGATGCCGCCCGCCGCCCGCACCGGCTGTCGGTCGGCCTCTACCTGCCCGACCCGGACGGCCGGCTGCGCCGTACGCATCACGCCGAGACGGATCTGGTCGGCAACGGCGTGGATCTCGACCTGACCGACATCGACCCGGCCGGGGAGGGCCCGCGGCTGGTGCTCCCCAACGACGACGACCTGACCTACGCCCTCACCCGGCTCGACCCGGTCAGCCGCGACACCGCGCTCGCGTACGCCGGCGGGATGGTGGACCCGCTCGCCCAGTCCCAGGTCTGGGCGGCGCTGTGGAACGACGTCCGCGACGCCCGGATGCCCGCCACCGCGTTCATCCGGGCGGTGGTGGAGCACGGCGGACGGCTCGACCGCCGCGACGACGAGAGCGCCACCACGCTGCTGCCGCACCTCGTCGGTGACACGGTGACCGCGGTCGACCGGTTCCTGCCGCGAGCGTTGCGGGCAGCGGCCTGGGCGGATGCCTTCGACGGCGCCTGGGACCGGTTGGTCGCCGCCGCGCCGGGCTCCGACCAGCAGCTCGCCTGGGCGCGGGCCGCGACGCTGCTCGGCGGTCAGGTCGGCGAGGAGGACGCCCCGGGGGCTGCCGCGCGGCTCGGCATGCTGCTCGCCGGGCCGGTCCCGCCCGGCCTGGAGGTCGGGACGGAGCTGCGCTGGCAGGCGCTGATCGCCCTGTCCGCGCTGGGCCGGGTGACCGACGACGAGCTCGACGCCGCCCTGGCCGCCGACCCGACCGCCCGGGCCCGGGCCCACCACCTCACCGCGCGGATCGGGCGACCCGATCCGCAGGCCAAGAAGTGGGCCTGGGAGCAGGTGCAGCACTACCCGTCGGTGTGGTCGAACGAGGAGATCAGCGCCGCCCTCGCCGGTTGGGGCACCCCGGCCCATCGTGACCTCGTCGCCGAGTACGCCGAGCCCTATTGGGACCGGCTGACCCGCTGGTGGGAGCGGTTCCCGATCGAGATCGCCACCCGGCTGGTCGCCGGCCTGTTCCCGGCAGTCGTCGACGTCGACCTGACCCGCCCGGCGGCGGAGCATCCCGTCGTCGCCGACGCGCACCGCTGGTTGGACTGGCACGCCGGCGCTCCGGCGGCGCTGCGCCGGTTGGTCCTGGAACACGCCGACCGGGCCGAGCGGGCCGCCCGGGCCCAGCTGGCGGTGCTGGCGATGGTGGCCGCCGAGAACGGCTGA
- a CDS encoding fumarylacetoacetate hydrolase family protein, with protein MRLATLRTPDGTAAARLDGDTYTLIEGCDDVSELLADPDWREVAAAATGTTVPASAADLATLLPAPGKVICAGLNYATHIREMGRELPTYPTLFAKFADSLTGPYDEVVAPAEDPMLDWECELGVAIGADAYRVAEEDAAGCIAGYTVVNDVSMRGFQRRTGEWLQGKIWQSSTPVGPVLVTADEFDPGDAAITTRVNGRLMQQANTGDLVFTAAKLVAYVSTIVTLRAGDLLLTGTPGGVGLARDPQVFLRAGDVVEVEVAGLGRLENRFVAG; from the coding sequence ATGCGTCTCGCCACCCTCCGTACCCCCGACGGCACCGCCGCCGCCCGCCTCGACGGCGACACGTACACCCTCATCGAGGGCTGCGACGACGTCAGCGAGCTGCTCGCCGACCCCGACTGGCGCGAGGTCGCGGCCGCCGCGACCGGGACCACCGTGCCGGCCTCCGCGGCGGACCTGGCGACCCTGCTGCCGGCCCCGGGCAAGGTGATCTGCGCCGGGCTGAACTACGCCACCCACATCCGGGAGATGGGCCGGGAGCTGCCCACGTACCCGACGCTGTTCGCCAAGTTCGCGGACAGCCTCACCGGACCGTACGACGAGGTGGTGGCCCCGGCCGAGGATCCGATGCTGGACTGGGAGTGCGAGCTCGGCGTGGCGATCGGTGCGGACGCCTACCGGGTGGCCGAGGAGGACGCCGCCGGCTGCATCGCCGGGTACACCGTGGTCAACGACGTGTCGATGCGCGGCTTCCAGCGCCGCACCGGCGAGTGGCTGCAGGGCAAGATCTGGCAGTCGTCCACCCCGGTCGGCCCGGTGCTGGTCACTGCCGACGAGTTCGACCCCGGCGATGCGGCGATCACGACCAGGGTCAACGGGCGGTTGATGCAGCAGGCGAACACCGGTGACCTGGTCTTCACCGCGGCGAAGCTGGTGGCGTACGTGTCGACGATCGTCACCCTGCGCGCCGGTGACCTGCTGCTGACCGGCACCCCGGGCGGGGTCGGTCTGGCCCGGGACCCGCAGGTGTTCCTCCGCGCCGGGGACGTGGTCGAGGTCGAGGTGGCCGGCCTGGGCCGGCTGGAGAACCGGTTCGTCGCCGGCTGA
- a CDS encoding AI-2E family transporter, translating into MTTSPPAPPPSSIDEAVPRALRVAAAWGWRLIVLTVVGYGISWVLLQIPILVTATMVALLLAVLLGPMVAWLHRRARLHRGLAAVISVLLTAAVAGGLLAVVGQRIASGVTHLHLDLYGGVGQVQTWLSQGPLHLRPGQVDRVFTEIQNWISQHTANLTQGAFRVGSSALDTVIGTFLCLITTIIFLADGRRIWTFLIGGFALGERVRIDTAFRSGWRSLSAYIHTQLLVAALDALLVWVGAVILGSPFATAMAILVFVSAFVPVIGVVFGGAIAILTTLLLQGWVPALVLLAIVTGVQQLESHVLQPFLMGRAVALHPLAVIFAVTAGSMMFGVVGALFAVPTLAMANAGIRTYVQVGARRRPPEASPPAATTGPPADAGTPAQ; encoded by the coding sequence GTGACCACCAGTCCGCCGGCACCACCACCCTCCTCGATCGACGAGGCGGTGCCCAGGGCGCTGCGGGTCGCCGCTGCCTGGGGCTGGCGGCTGATCGTCCTGACGGTGGTCGGCTACGGCATCTCCTGGGTGCTGCTGCAGATCCCGATCCTGGTGACGGCGACGATGGTCGCGCTGCTGCTCGCCGTCCTGCTCGGCCCGATGGTCGCCTGGTTGCACCGGCGGGCCCGGCTGCACCGCGGGCTGGCGGCGGTGATCAGCGTCCTGTTGACCGCCGCGGTCGCCGGTGGCCTGCTGGCCGTGGTGGGCCAGCGGATCGCCAGCGGCGTCACCCACCTCCACCTGGACCTCTACGGCGGTGTCGGGCAGGTGCAGACCTGGCTGTCCCAGGGGCCGCTGCACCTGCGCCCCGGGCAGGTCGACCGGGTGTTCACCGAGATCCAGAACTGGATCAGCCAGCACACCGCCAACCTCACCCAGGGCGCCTTCCGGGTCGGCTCCTCCGCCCTCGACACGGTGATCGGGACCTTCCTGTGCCTGATCACCACCATCATCTTCCTGGCGGACGGACGCCGGATCTGGACCTTCCTGATCGGCGGCTTCGCACTGGGCGAGCGGGTCCGGATCGACACCGCGTTCCGCAGCGGCTGGCGCAGCCTCTCGGCCTACATCCACACCCAGCTGCTCGTCGCCGCCCTGGACGCGCTGCTCGTCTGGGTCGGCGCGGTGATCCTCGGCTCGCCGTTCGCCACGGCGATGGCGATCCTGGTGTTCGTGTCGGCCTTCGTGCCGGTCATCGGGGTGGTCTTCGGCGGGGCGATCGCCATCCTCACCACGCTGTTGCTCCAGGGCTGGGTGCCGGCGCTGGTGCTGCTGGCCATCGTCACCGGGGTGCAGCAACTGGAGTCCCACGTGCTGCAGCCGTTCCTGATGGGCCGCGCGGTGGCACTGCATCCGCTGGCGGTGATCTTCGCGGTGACCGCCGGTTCGATGATGTTCGGCGTGGTGGGCGCCCTCTTCGCGGTGCCGACGCTGGCGATGGCGAACGCCGGGATCCGGACGTACGTTCAGGTGGGAGCCCGGCGGCGGCCGCCCGAGGCATCACCACCGGCCGCCACCACTGGACCGCCGGCGGACGCCGGGACGCCCGCACAGTGA
- a CDS encoding response regulator transcription factor, giving the protein MRVLLVEDDRSLAELVQRGLGPDGFSIDVARTGPEGLWAATEQPYDAVVLDIMLPGLNGYDVLKGIRKAEVWVPVIMLTAKDGDLDQVDAFDLGADDYLTKPFSLAVLAARLRALIRRGAPPRPSVLVVGDLELDPSSGRVARAGTDIRLTAKEFALLEYLMRRAGDVVSKTDLLDHVWDAAFEGDLNIVEVYVGYLRRKIDEPFGVHTIETLRGRGYRLNS; this is encoded by the coding sequence GTGCGCGTGCTGCTGGTGGAGGACGACAGGTCCCTCGCCGAGCTCGTCCAGCGAGGCCTGGGGCCGGACGGGTTCAGCATCGACGTGGCCCGGACCGGCCCCGAGGGGCTGTGGGCGGCGACCGAGCAGCCGTACGACGCGGTGGTGCTCGACATCATGCTGCCCGGCCTCAACGGCTATGACGTCCTCAAGGGCATCCGCAAGGCGGAGGTGTGGGTGCCGGTGATCATGCTCACCGCGAAGGACGGGGACCTCGACCAGGTCGACGCCTTCGACCTCGGCGCGGACGACTACCTGACCAAACCGTTCAGCCTGGCGGTGCTGGCGGCCCGGCTGCGGGCGCTGATCCGGCGCGGCGCCCCGCCGCGGCCCTCCGTGCTGGTCGTCGGTGACCTGGAGCTGGATCCGTCCAGCGGCCGGGTCGCCCGGGCCGGCACCGACATCCGGCTCACCGCCAAGGAGTTCGCCCTGCTGGAGTACCTGATGCGGCGGGCCGGTGACGTGGTGTCCAAGACCGACCTCCTCGACCACGTGTGGGACGCGGCCTTCGAGGGCGACCTCAACATCGTCGAGGTCTACGTCGGCTATCTGCGCCGCAAGATCGACGAGCCCTTCGGGGTGCACACCATCGAGACCCTGCGAGGCCGGGGCTACCGGCTCAACAGCTGA
- a CDS encoding HAMP domain-containing sensor histidine kinase: MSVPRDPGHSPEPGDHRDPEWPRPSGHPAGVRPAEGPGVRGQAAFVAVLVLAFALFTGGGIMLGALATTLRRGIEDTQRARLSEAVAVVAQRGVAGLTAEDVHPLGSGGALQVLDPSRTGQAEVVYAADGRWDAPLTTARPAPGVTVVDRHARAPHSDTPYLAVAQGITSAGTAYVVVTGGTLAGVDRALRQDALSLVGGVPLLSLLGGWAVWLLVGRTLRPVEELRTAVEEIGAADVTGRVPVPPRHDEIGRLAVTMNALLTRIQHSRDSQRRFVADASHELRSPVAALGAGLEILQQRPEELPAVLPLMMTETRHLASLTDGLLVLARADAGMLHRRTVDVDLDDIVAAEVSRMRTSTGLAVEARLAAARVVGEPDDLYRAVRNLVDNAARVAHGRLGLSVGAEGEEAVVRVDDDGPGIPADERARVFDRFVRLDADRGRSHGGAGLGLAIVHSIVTAHGGTVTAGESPWGGARFEIRLPAAGTTPGGEPEGPGEVGGDQGGGDDEAPSGREG; the protein is encoded by the coding sequence ATGTCCGTGCCACGTGATCCCGGACACTCTCCCGAGCCGGGTGATCATCGCGACCCCGAGTGGCCACGGCCGTCGGGACACCCCGCCGGGGTTCGGCCCGCGGAGGGGCCCGGCGTCCGGGGCCAGGCGGCGTTCGTCGCCGTCCTGGTGCTGGCCTTCGCCCTGTTCACCGGCGGCGGGATCATGCTGGGCGCCCTGGCCACCACGCTGCGCCGGGGGATCGAGGACACCCAGCGGGCCCGGCTCAGTGAGGCGGTGGCCGTCGTCGCCCAGCGCGGCGTCGCCGGGCTGACGGCCGAGGATGTCCATCCCCTCGGATCCGGCGGGGCGTTGCAGGTGCTCGACCCGTCCCGCACCGGGCAGGCGGAGGTGGTGTACGCCGCCGACGGCCGGTGGGACGCCCCGCTGACGACGGCGCGGCCGGCACCGGGGGTGACGGTGGTCGACCGGCACGCCCGGGCACCGCACAGCGACACCCCCTACCTCGCGGTCGCCCAGGGGATCACTTCGGCGGGCACGGCGTACGTCGTGGTCACCGGCGGGACCCTGGCGGGGGTGGACCGCGCACTGCGCCAGGACGCCCTGTCGCTGGTGGGCGGTGTGCCGCTGCTGTCGCTGCTCGGCGGGTGGGCGGTGTGGCTGCTGGTGGGCCGTACGCTGCGGCCGGTGGAGGAACTGCGGACGGCGGTCGAGGAGATCGGGGCGGCCGATGTCACCGGCCGGGTGCCGGTCCCGCCGCGCCACGACGAGATCGGTCGGCTCGCCGTCACCATGAACGCGCTGCTCACCCGGATCCAGCACTCCCGCGACAGCCAGCGCCGTTTCGTCGCCGACGCCAGCCACGAACTGCGCTCCCCGGTCGCCGCGCTCGGCGCCGGGCTGGAGATCCTCCAACAGCGCCCCGAGGAGCTGCCCGCCGTGCTGCCGCTGATGATGACCGAGACCCGGCACCTGGCCTCGCTCACCGACGGGCTGCTGGTGCTGGCCCGGGCCGACGCCGGGATGCTGCACCGCCGCACCGTCGACGTCGACCTAGACGACATCGTCGCGGCGGAGGTGAGCCGGATGCGGACCTCCACCGGACTGGCCGTCGAGGCCCGGCTGGCCGCGGCCCGGGTCGTGGGGGAGCCGGATGACCTGTATCGGGCGGTCCGCAACCTGGTCGACAACGCCGCCCGGGTCGCCCACGGCAGGCTCGGCCTGTCGGTCGGGGCGGAGGGCGAGGAGGCGGTCGTCCGGGTCGACGACGACGGGCCCGGGATCCCCGCCGACGAGCGCGCCCGGGTCTTCGACCGGTTCGTCCGGCTCGACGCCGACCGTGGCCGGTCCCACGGCGGGGCGGGTCTCGGCCTGGCGATCGTGCACAGCATCGTCACCGCCCACGGCGGCACCGTCACCGCCGGGGAGTCCCCGTGGGGTGGTGCGCGGTTCGAGATCCGGCTGCCGGCGGCCGGCACCACCCCGGGCGGGGAGCCGGAAGGGCCCGGCGAGGTCGGGGGTGACCAGGGCGGCGGTGACGACGAGGCGCCGTCGGGCCGGGAAGGCTGA
- a CDS encoding PrsW family glutamic-type intramembrane protease, with protein MPNRERTARNWRWVLVLCGTGTLYWLVLLTMVVTANPNLFPTVLLLGALVAPVTVLAYLNWPTGHGIVDGRTVAWIAALSGVLGVLLASILEYATATRREQWPMLTVAVIEETLKILVPIGVLVGGSRAAGDSRAGLIVGVGSGAGFAVLETMGYGFSALLSSGNLATVDQTLLIRGVFAPACHLAWTGVLGAALWRLPARPVGRGVLVFAGTYVAVVLLHAAWDTFAASWPAHIVLAAVSLALLILFQRRLGGRVVR; from the coding sequence ATGCCGAATCGGGAGAGGACTGCGCGCAATTGGCGTTGGGTCCTCGTCCTCTGCGGCACCGGCACCCTCTACTGGCTGGTGCTGCTCACCATGGTCGTCACCGCCAACCCGAACTTGTTCCCGACCGTGCTGCTGCTCGGCGCCCTGGTGGCGCCGGTGACCGTGCTGGCGTACCTGAACTGGCCGACCGGGCACGGCATCGTCGACGGCCGGACGGTGGCCTGGATCGCCGCCCTCAGCGGTGTGCTCGGTGTCCTGCTGGCGAGCATCCTCGAGTACGCCACCGCCACCCGCCGGGAACAGTGGCCGATGCTGACCGTCGCCGTCATCGAGGAGACGCTGAAGATCCTGGTGCCGATCGGGGTCCTGGTCGGCGGCTCCCGGGCCGCCGGGGACAGCCGCGCCGGACTGATCGTCGGGGTCGGCTCCGGCGCCGGCTTCGCGGTGCTGGAGACGATGGGGTACGGCTTCAGCGCGCTGCTGTCCTCGGGCAACCTCGCCACGGTCGACCAGACCCTGCTGATCCGCGGCGTCTTCGCCCCGGCCTGCCACCTCGCCTGGACCGGCGTCCTCGGCGCCGCGCTGTGGCGGCTGCCCGCCCGTCCGGTCGGCCGGGGCGTGCTGGTCTTCGCCGGGACGTACGTCGCCGTGGTGCTGCTGCACGCGGCCTGGGACACCTTCGCCGCGTCCTGGCCGGCGCACATCGTCCTGGCGGCGGTCAGCCTGGCGCTGCTCATCCTCTTCCAACGAAGGCTCGGAGGGCGTGTCGTAAGGTGA
- a CDS encoding alpha/beta hydrolase, whose product MFSLTSSWLLALVGLLLAAVLAWAVGWLPRHRAGAVRAILHQALALVGSIALSLLLIGLALNRNNGWYTTWADVFGLTSASSVTHSSRGADEKGVQAAPEAVGNPTALQADPAHNPALTGYSTDATGGQYLTVTIAGPKSGISQPALVWLPASYQAHPDRFYPVIFGFTGSPGSPLTYKNNLNIGSMISALQGDKRLREAIVVVPTTFPGTIDSECTDFSSGPDQGLWETYVDADVRDWALANLRAESAPDAWATVGYSAGGFCAPMLAVKHPDHYTRAIAMSGYFAPEWGKTPHRPANDKTYDLATIVKNTKPKADIWAYAARDDKTSMTALNEFQKAIHLPTTLTTTLQESGGHQWGVWLEGLPAGLQWLGRVSPAFAWRAS is encoded by the coding sequence GTGTTCAGCCTCACCTCCTCGTGGCTCCTCGCACTCGTCGGCCTGCTGCTGGCCGCGGTCCTGGCGTGGGCCGTCGGCTGGCTTCCCCGACACCGGGCCGGAGCCGTCCGGGCGATCCTCCACCAGGCGCTGGCGCTGGTCGGCAGCATCGCCCTGTCACTGCTGTTGATCGGTCTGGCACTCAACCGCAACAACGGCTGGTACACCACCTGGGCCGACGTGTTCGGGCTGACCTCCGCCAGCAGTGTCACCCACTCCTCCCGCGGCGCCGACGAGAAGGGCGTCCAGGCCGCCCCGGAGGCGGTCGGCAACCCCACTGCGCTGCAGGCCGACCCGGCGCACAACCCGGCACTGACCGGCTACTCCACCGACGCGACCGGCGGCCAGTACCTGACCGTGACGATCGCCGGGCCGAAGTCCGGCATCTCCCAGCCCGCCCTGGTCTGGCTGCCGGCGTCCTACCAGGCCCACCCGGACCGCTTCTACCCGGTGATCTTCGGCTTCACCGGCAGCCCGGGCAGCCCGCTGACGTACAAGAACAACCTCAACATCGGCAGCATGATCAGCGCACTGCAGGGCGACAAGCGGCTCCGCGAGGCGATCGTGGTGGTCCCCACCACCTTCCCCGGCACCATCGACTCCGAGTGCACCGACTTCTCCTCCGGCCCGGACCAGGGCCTGTGGGAGACCTACGTCGACGCCGACGTCCGGGACTGGGCGCTGGCCAACCTGCGCGCCGAGTCCGCCCCGGACGCCTGGGCCACCGTCGGCTACAGCGCGGGGGGCTTCTGCGCTCCGATGCTCGCCGTGAAGCACCCCGACCACTACACCCGCGCCATCGCGATGTCGGGCTATTTCGCCCCGGAGTGGGGCAAGACCCCGCACCGGCCGGCGAACGACAAGACCTACGACCTGGCCACCATCGTCAAGAACACCAAGCCGAAGGCCGACATCTGGGCGTACGCCGCCCGGGACGACAAGACCTCGATGACCGCCCTCAACGAGTTCCAGAAGGCGATCCACCTGCCGACCACGCTGACCACCACCCTGCAGGAGTCCGGCGGACACCAGTGGGGCGTCTGGCTGGAGGGGCTGCCGGCCGGGCTGCAGTGGCTCGGTCGGGTCTCCCCGGCCTTCGCCTGGCGCGCGTCATGA